In Planktothrix sp. FACHB-1365, a single window of DNA contains:
- a CDS encoding transposase yields the protein MNRTTSGVMEGLNNRIKLILRQSYGFKNFEMMREKLLACLSL from the coding sequence ATTAATCGAACAACCAGTGGAGTCATGGAGGGATTAAATAACCGGATCAAATTAATTCTTCGTCAAAGCTATGGCTTCAAAAATTTTGAGATGATGCGTGAAAAGCTACTAGCTTGTCTTTCTTTATAA